One region of Spirochaetota bacterium genomic DNA includes:
- the glf gene encoding UDP-galactopyranose mutase gives MFRYVIVGAGFAGSVIAERIAKTLNEKVLVIDKRHHIGGNCYDEKEENGIILHKYGPHLFHTPYYEVVRYLENFTKFETYQHRVLGYIDGKKVPIPFNFTSLETLFPKELSEIIKKKLLEKYELDQRIPILELIDSEDEHIRKFANFVYEKVFKNYTAKQWSKKPEEIDKTVTARVPVVIGYDDRYFSDKYQFVPVNGYTEIFTNLLKTPNIKLMLNTSFKEIGSVGDEGIRIFGKKFKGVLIYTGAIDELFNYKFGYLNYRTLKLDFEVVDKEYFQEVSVVNYPNDYDFTRITEFKHIHKPKVSVNKTVILKEYPKEYDPKQDIQYYPFFDDPSREAYNKYLDIAKKYKNLLLVGRLAEYKYYDMDDIVKRALDVFENEIARTKSRK, from the coding sequence ATGTTCAGATATGTAATAGTTGGTGCTGGTTTTGCCGGTAGTGTAATTGCCGAAAGGATAGCAAAAACTCTTAACGAAAAGGTATTAGTTATTGACAAAAGACATCATATTGGAGGAAACTGCTACGATGAGAAGGAAGAAAACGGAATAATACTGCACAAGTATGGTCCCCATCTTTTTCACACTCCATACTATGAGGTTGTTAGATACCTTGAGAACTTCACCAAGTTTGAGACTTATCAACACAGAGTTCTAGGCTATATTGATGGTAAAAAAGTTCCCATACCTTTTAACTTCACATCACTTGAGACTCTTTTCCCAAAAGAGTTATCTGAGATTATAAAGAAGAAACTATTAGAAAAATATGAATTAGATCAAAGAATCCCAATACTAGAACTTATTGATAGCGAAGACGAACACATAAGGAAATTCGCTAACTTTGTATATGAGAAAGTTTTCAAAAACTATACTGCTAAACAATGGAGCAAAAAACCTGAAGAGATAGATAAAACCGTAACCGCTAGAGTCCCAGTCGTTATTGGCTATGACGATAGATACTTCAGTGATAAGTATCAATTCGTTCCAGTTAACGGATATACCGAAATCTTCACTAATCTCTTAAAAACCCCAAATATAAAACTAATGCTCAATACATCCTTCAAAGAGATAGGATCCGTTGGTGATGAAGGTATTAGAATATTCGGCAAGAAGTTCAAAGGCGTTTTAATCTACACAGGGGCTATTGATGAATTGTTTAACTATAAGTTTGGTTACTTAAACTACAGAACACTAAAACTTGATTTTGAGGTTGTTGATAAAGAATACTTTCAGGAAGTAAGCGTTGTAAATTACCCTAATGATTACGATTTCACTAGAATAACGGAATTCAAGCACATCCACAAACCGAAAGTAAGCGTAAATAAAACAGTCATACTCAAAGAGTATCCTAAAGAATACGATCCTAAACAAGACATCCAATACTATCCTTTCTTTGACGATCCTTCAAGAGAGGCTTATAACAAATACCTTGATATAGCCAAAAAGTATAAAAACCTGCTCCTAGTTGGAAGACTTGCTGAATATAAGTATTACGATATGGATGACATCGTAAAACGAGCATTAGATGTTTTTGAAAACGAGATAGCTAGAACTAAGTCTAGAAAGTAA